The Cupriavidus sp. EM10 genome includes a region encoding these proteins:
- a CDS encoding FeoA family protein: MRLSELPRRTVAIVKSVDDSTPNDPVARRLRDLGFVPGESVQIVTFGPFGKDPLVAQVGYTRFALRRSEADRIVVEVATASVSSIAPASQPELADTAGSGAQRIA, encoded by the coding sequence ATGCGGTTGTCTGAACTGCCCCGGCGCACGGTCGCCATCGTGAAGTCGGTGGACGATTCCACCCCCAACGACCCCGTAGCGCGACGCCTGCGCGATCTTGGCTTCGTGCCCGGCGAATCCGTGCAGATCGTCACCTTCGGCCCATTCGGCAAGGACCCGCTGGTCGCCCAGGTTGGCTACACGCGCTTTGCGCTGCGCCGCTCGGAGGCCGACCGCATTGTCGTGGAAGTGGCCACCGCCTCTGTTTCCAGCATCGCGCCGGCAAGCCAGCCCGAATTGGCCGACACCGCCGGTTCCGGCGCCCAGCGCATTGCCTGA
- a CDS encoding AMP nucleosidase, with the protein MMAVMNAPIFSSAHPADQLAEFSDADSALARIREIYDSSVAAVRARFDAFAKGKPLPSAAHACYPYLGISVNLETMVTDSRPSWGTVAYPGVYGTTVTRPDLLCDYYRDQIERLMRYHRVPVVVGLSRRPIPLPFVIEASTTDISFTQARELEASFVLPELSRIDDSIANGTYEPTPGEAWPLSLFSAERVDLALQRLYHYTGTAPHHFQRFVLFTNYQRYVDEFVTLGRNLMSGDGGDGYVRFVEPGDVVQGVGGVEPDDAARPKALPQMPAYHLVREDGLGVTLVNIGVGPSNAKTMTDHLAVLRPHCWLMVGHCGGLRRSQQLGDYVLAHAYVRDDHVLDHDLPPWVPVPPIAEIQVALQEAVARVTGLSGTEMKTRMRTGTVVSTDDRNWELKSKALYARFNQSRAIAIDMESAAVAANGFRLRVPYGTLLCVSDKPLHGELKLRGMANAFYRQRVSQHMTIGLEAIRILRENGVEELHSRKLRSFDEPAFR; encoded by the coding sequence ATGATGGCTGTCATGAACGCCCCGATCTTCTCCTCTGCCCACCCGGCCGACCAGTTGGCCGAGTTCAGCGATGCCGATAGCGCCCTGGCGCGTATCCGCGAGATCTACGACAGCTCCGTGGCGGCCGTGCGCGCGCGCTTCGACGCGTTTGCCAAGGGCAAGCCGCTGCCTTCGGCGGCACACGCGTGCTACCCGTATCTCGGCATCTCCGTCAACCTGGAAACCATGGTCACCGACAGCCGCCCGTCATGGGGCACGGTGGCCTACCCTGGCGTGTACGGCACCACGGTCACGCGGCCGGACCTGCTGTGCGACTACTACCGCGACCAGATCGAAAGGCTGATGCGCTATCACCGCGTGCCGGTGGTGGTGGGCCTGTCGCGGCGGCCCATTCCGCTGCCGTTCGTGATCGAGGCATCGACCACCGACATCAGTTTCACGCAGGCGCGCGAACTGGAAGCCTCGTTCGTGCTGCCCGAGCTGAGCCGCATCGACGATTCCATCGCCAACGGCACCTACGAGCCCACGCCCGGCGAAGCCTGGCCGCTGTCGCTGTTCTCGGCCGAACGCGTGGACCTGGCGCTGCAGCGGCTCTACCACTACACGGGCACGGCCCCGCATCACTTCCAGCGCTTCGTGCTGTTCACGAACTATCAGCGTTATGTCGACGAGTTCGTGACATTGGGGCGCAACCTGATGTCCGGCGATGGCGGCGATGGCTACGTGCGCTTTGTCGAGCCCGGCGATGTGGTACAGGGCGTGGGCGGTGTCGAGCCTGACGACGCGGCGCGTCCGAAGGCGCTGCCGCAGATGCCCGCCTACCACCTGGTGCGCGAGGACGGGCTTGGTGTGACGCTGGTGAATATCGGCGTGGGGCCATCGAACGCCAAGACCATGACCGACCACCTGGCCGTGTTGCGTCCGCACTGCTGGCTCATGGTGGGCCACTGCGGTGGATTGCGCCGCTCGCAGCAACTAGGCGACTACGTGCTGGCGCACGCCTATGTGCGCGATGACCACGTGCTCGATCACGACCTGCCGCCGTGGGTGCCGGTGCCGCCGATCGCCGAGATCCAGGTGGCGCTGCAGGAAGCGGTGGCCCGCGTGACGGGGTTGTCCGGCACAGAGATGAAGACGCGCATGCGTACCGGCACGGTGGTGTCGACAGACGACCGCAACTGGGAACTGAAGTCCAAGGCGCTGTATGCGCGCTTCAACCAGTCGCGGGCGATTGCCATCGACATGGAGAGCGCGGCCGTGGCGGCCAATGGCTTCCGCCTGCGCGTGCCCTATGGCACGCTACTGTGCGTATCGGACAAGCCGCTGCACGGCGAGCTGAAATTGCGCGGCATGGCCAATGCGTTCTATCGCCAGCGCGTCAGCCAGCACATGACCATCGGCCTGGAAGCGATTCGCATCCTGCGCGAGAACGGCGTCGAGGAACTGCACTCGCGCAAATTGCGCAGCTTCGACGAGCCGGCGTTCCGCTGA
- a CDS encoding ferrous iron transporter B, with protein sequence MSVAQNASALRIALVGNPNCGKTALFNRLTGSRQKVANYAGVTVERKEGQFVSPAGRTVRILDLPGAYSLHSASLDEAITREVCMGQRPGEARPDLLVSVVDATNLRLHLRFVLELRRLGLPMVVVLNMSDAAARRGIVIDRDALSRALGVPVVQTVAVKRDGAAALVKLFDQTLPPAPPAQALDSVSELDTHAEVKRLLDAAVTMPTRTARFDDAVDRVVLHPVFGLVILAVLLFFMFQAVFSWAEPMMDGIEGGVHFFGEWLGGMMPDGMLKSLLVDGLIAGLGSVIVFLPQILILFLFILTLEESGYLPRAAFLLDRLMMGAGLSGRSFIPLLSSFACAIPGIMATRTIQDPRDRLTTILVAPLMTCSARLPVYALLIGAFIPERTVAGLFNLQGLVLFVLYVAGIVSALLVAYVLKWFRRDRTDHPLLMELPSYRVPNPRDIGIGLWERARIFLSRVGKVILTLTVLLWFLATFPSPPEGATMPPIDYSFAGMIGRALEHVFAPIGFNWQICIALVPGLAAREVAVGALATVYALSGSDDAVAVQLAPMIAAQWSLATALSLLAWYVFAPQCVSTLAVIRRETNSWKVMAASAAYLAGLAYLASFITYRVALALT encoded by the coding sequence ATGTCAGTTGCCCAGAATGCCTCCGCCTTGCGCATCGCGCTGGTCGGGAATCCAAATTGCGGCAAGACCGCTTTGTTCAACCGCCTGACCGGCAGCCGCCAGAAGGTGGCCAACTACGCCGGCGTGACCGTCGAGCGCAAGGAAGGCCAGTTCGTCTCACCCGCCGGCCGCACCGTGCGCATCCTGGACCTGCCCGGCGCTTACAGCCTGCATTCGGCCAGCCTGGACGAAGCCATCACGCGCGAAGTCTGCATGGGCCAGCGGCCCGGCGAGGCGCGCCCCGACCTGCTGGTATCGGTGGTCGATGCCACCAACCTGCGGCTGCACCTGCGCTTCGTGCTGGAACTGCGCCGCCTGGGCCTGCCGATGGTGGTGGTACTCAACATGAGCGATGCGGCGGCGCGCCGCGGCATCGTGATCGACCGCGACGCCCTGTCGCGCGCGCTGGGCGTGCCCGTGGTGCAGACCGTGGCCGTCAAGCGTGACGGCGCGGCGGCGCTGGTGAAACTGTTCGACCAGACCCTGCCGCCCGCGCCGCCGGCGCAGGCACTCGACAGCGTATCCGAGCTGGATACCCACGCCGAGGTCAAGCGCCTGCTGGACGCCGCCGTGACGATGCCGACGCGCACCGCGCGCTTCGACGACGCCGTGGACCGCGTGGTGCTGCATCCGGTGTTCGGCCTGGTGATCCTGGCCGTGCTGCTGTTCTTCATGTTCCAGGCCGTGTTCTCGTGGGCCGAGCCGATGATGGACGGCATCGAGGGCGGCGTGCATTTCTTCGGCGAGTGGCTGGGCGGCATGATGCCCGACGGCATGCTGAAGAGCCTGCTGGTTGACGGCCTGATCGCCGGCCTTGGCAGCGTCATCGTATTCCTGCCGCAGATCCTGATCCTGTTCCTGTTCATCCTCACGCTGGAGGAATCGGGCTACCTGCCGCGCGCCGCATTCCTGCTGGACCGCCTGATGATGGGCGCGGGCCTGTCGGGCCGGTCGTTCATCCCGCTGCTGTCGAGCTTTGCCTGCGCGATTCCGGGCATCATGGCCACGCGCACGATCCAGGACCCGCGCGACCGCCTGACCACCATCCTGGTGGCGCCCCTGATGACCTGCTCGGCGCGCCTGCCCGTGTATGCGCTGCTGATCGGCGCGTTCATCCCGGAACGGACTGTCGCCGGCCTGTTCAACCTGCAGGGCCTGGTGCTGTTCGTGCTGTATGTGGCCGGCATCGTCAGCGCGCTGCTGGTGGCCTACGTGCTGAAGTGGTTCCGCCGCGACCGCACCGACCATCCGCTGCTCATGGAACTGCCGTCGTACCGCGTGCCGAATCCGCGCGATATCGGCATCGGGCTGTGGGAACGTGCGCGCATCTTCCTGTCGCGCGTGGGCAAGGTGATCCTGACGCTGACCGTGCTGCTGTGGTTCCTGGCCACGTTCCCGTCGCCGCCCGAAGGCGCGACCATGCCGCCGATCGACTACAGCTTCGCCGGCATGATCGGCCGGGCGCTGGAGCATGTGTTCGCCCCGATCGGCTTCAACTGGCAGATCTGCATCGCGCTGGTGCCGGGCCTGGCCGCACGCGAAGTGGCGGTAGGGGCCCTTGCAACGGTGTACGCGCTGTCGGGCAGCGACGATGCCGTGGCGGTGCAGCTGGCGCCGATGATCGCGGCGCAGTGGTCGCTGGCCACCGCGCTGTCGCTGCTGGCCTGGTACGTCTTCGCGCCGCAGTGCGTCTCCACGCTGGCGGTGATCCGCCGCGAGACCAACTCCTGGAAGGTGATGGCAGCCTCGGCTGCGTACCTGGCGGGGCTGGCCTATCTCGCGTCGTTCATCACGTACCGCGTGGCACTGGCGCTCACCTGA
- a CDS encoding OmpW family protein, which produces MTTETSPRRKTLVSSICMALAAATIGTLSAPAAAADDTQGNWMVRLRGTYLDMSNKSDPVGGVGASDRIHVNNKWIPEVDITYFIVPNIAAELVLTVPQKQDVSLDGTKIGTFKHLPPSLLLQYHFLPNGTFRPYVGAGVNATRIYGANLAGGTLGLDRWSVGPALQIGMDYKLTKNWFLNVDAKKVWISSNVYANGVKVSTVNLDPWLFSAGVGYRF; this is translated from the coding sequence ATGACCACTGAAACTTCTCCCCGCCGCAAGACCCTCGTTTCCTCGATCTGCATGGCGCTCGCCGCGGCCACCATCGGTACCCTTTCCGCACCTGCCGCCGCCGCTGACGACACGCAGGGCAACTGGATGGTCCGCCTGCGCGGCACCTACCTGGACATGTCCAACAAGTCGGATCCCGTTGGCGGCGTCGGGGCATCGGATCGCATCCACGTCAACAACAAGTGGATCCCCGAAGTCGACATCACCTATTTCATCGTGCCGAACATCGCAGCCGAGCTGGTACTGACGGTCCCGCAGAAGCAGGACGTCAGCCTGGATGGCACGAAGATCGGCACGTTCAAGCATCTGCCGCCGAGCCTGCTGTTGCAATACCACTTCCTGCCGAACGGCACGTTCCGCCCGTACGTCGGTGCTGGCGTGAACGCGACGCGCATCTATGGCGCAAACCTGGCCGGTGGCACGCTGGGTCTGGACAGGTGGAGCGTGGGTCCGGCCCTGCAGATCGGCATGGACTACAAGCTCACCAAGAACTGGTTCCTGAACGTCGACGCCAAGAAGGTCTGGATTTCCAGCAACGTCTACGCCAACGGTGTCAAGGTGTCGACCGTCAACCTCGACCCGTGGCTGTTCAGCGCCGGCGTCGGCTATCGCTTCTGA
- a CDS encoding sigma-70 family RNA polymerase sigma factor has protein sequence MDNDFSDDALREVIPRLRRFAVSLTRNEASADDLVQACLERALSRRVTRQAGGDLRAWLFSILYRLFVDGQRRAKRYAGLLTLFGVGSDEDSAPSTEDVVLTRSALDGFNRLSAEQRALLMLVTVEGLSYQEAADALDVPIGTVMSRISRARKALRELTDGKVVQPPLQVLK, from the coding sequence ATGGACAACGATTTCTCAGACGACGCGCTGCGTGAAGTGATTCCCAGGCTGCGCCGCTTTGCGGTGTCGCTGACGCGGAACGAAGCCAGCGCCGATGACCTGGTACAGGCGTGCCTGGAACGCGCGCTGTCGCGCCGTGTGACGCGGCAGGCCGGCGGCGACCTGCGCGCCTGGCTGTTTTCGATCCTCTATCGCCTGTTCGTCGACGGGCAGCGCCGCGCCAAGCGGTATGCGGGGTTGCTGACGCTGTTCGGGGTCGGCAGCGACGAGGACAGCGCGCCTTCCACCGAGGATGTGGTGCTGACCCGCTCGGCGCTGGACGGCTTCAACCGGCTGTCGGCCGAACAGCGCGCGCTGCTGATGCTGGTCACCGTGGAAGGACTCAGCTACCAGGAAGCCGCCGATGCGCTCGACGTGCCAATTGGCACCGTCATGTCGCGTATCTCGCGGGCGCGCAAGGCGCTGCGTGAACTCACGGACGGCAAGGTCGTCCAACC
- a CDS encoding DUF6587 family protein, translated as MTLYHAFETLIVPLIVLGCAIHVVGRYMPQTRERMKARLAAMVGGRSASGWRGWLARRLAPSQAAGCASGCDTNSGCGTCDSNTSGSGGSGSGGSSEQIIRFVRKS; from the coding sequence ATGACGCTCTATCACGCCTTCGAAACCCTGATCGTCCCGTTGATCGTGCTGGGCTGCGCCATCCACGTGGTGGGCCGCTACATGCCACAAACCCGCGAGCGCATGAAGGCGCGCCTGGCCGCGATGGTGGGCGGCAGATCGGCCAGCGGCTGGCGCGGCTGGCTGGCGCGGCGCCTGGCCCCCAGCCAGGCCGCAGGGTGCGCCAGCGGCTGCGACACCAACAGTGGCTGTGGCACCTGCGACTCGAATACATCAGGTTCGGGCGGTTCGGGCTCCGGCGGCAGCAGCGAGCAGATCATCCGCTTCGTGCGCAAATCCTGA
- the leuA gene encoding 2-isopropylmalate synthase, which produces MLRNPATKYRPATVVDLPDRAWPSCQIRRAPRWMSTDLRDGNQALIEPMNSARKLQFFEQLVKVGLQEIEVAFPSASQTDFDFVRMLVEEDRIPDDVTIVVLTQAREDLIRRTVESVRGAKRATVHLYNPIAPAWRRIVFNASREEIKEVAVAGTRLIRELTDAMPDTAWSYEYSPETFSLAELDFSLEVSDAVSAVWQPDAKRPMILNLPTTVECSTPNIFADQVEWMDRHLARREHIVLSVHPHNDRGTAVAAAELAVMAGADRVEGCLFGNGERTGNVDLVTLALNLYTQGVDPELDFSDIDEVRQCVEHCNQLPVHPRHPYVGDLVFTAFSGSHQDAIRKGFAQQKPDAIWKVPYLPIDPADLGRSYDAVIRVNSQSGKGGMAYLLEQAHGIYMPRRLQIEFSRAVQVMTDETGLEASAEDLYALFRREYLDVDGPLRYVSHRMVSTSDHAVEIEMEVTRGGQPVRVRGVGNGPIDATVDAFSRGLGIAVRVMDYHEHAMTTGADANAACYVEVRVGDSPTGFGAGVDASIVTASLKAMVSGVNRHLLARDDSQAEAA; this is translated from the coding sequence ATGTTGCGCAACCCCGCCACCAAGTACCGTCCCGCCACCGTCGTCGACTTGCCTGACCGCGCCTGGCCGTCGTGCCAGATCCGCCGCGCACCGCGCTGGATGAGCACCGACCTGCGCGACGGCAACCAGGCGCTGATCGAACCAATGAACAGCGCCCGCAAGCTGCAATTCTTCGAACAACTGGTGAAGGTGGGCCTCCAGGAAATCGAGGTCGCGTTTCCGTCGGCATCGCAGACCGATTTCGATTTCGTGCGCATGCTGGTCGAGGAAGACCGCATTCCGGACGACGTCACCATCGTCGTGCTGACCCAGGCGCGCGAAGACCTGATCCGCCGCACCGTGGAATCTGTGCGGGGCGCCAAACGCGCCACCGTGCACCTGTACAACCCGATCGCCCCGGCCTGGCGCCGCATCGTGTTCAACGCATCGCGCGAGGAGATCAAGGAGGTAGCCGTGGCCGGCACGCGCCTGATCCGCGAACTGACCGATGCCATGCCCGACACCGCATGGTCGTACGAGTATTCGCCCGAGACCTTCAGCCTGGCCGAGCTCGATTTTTCGCTGGAAGTTTCTGACGCCGTATCGGCCGTCTGGCAACCCGATGCTAAGCGTCCGATGATCCTGAACCTGCCGACCACGGTGGAATGCAGCACCCCCAACATCTTTGCCGACCAGGTCGAATGGATGGACCGGCATCTCGCGCGGCGCGAACACATCGTGCTGTCGGTCCACCCGCATAACGACCGCGGCACGGCGGTGGCGGCCGCGGAACTGGCCGTGATGGCCGGCGCCGACCGCGTGGAAGGCTGCCTGTTCGGCAACGGCGAGCGCACCGGCAACGTCGACCTGGTCACGCTGGCGCTGAACCTCTACACGCAGGGCGTGGACCCCGAGCTCGATTTCTCCGATATCGATGAAGTCCGCCAGTGCGTGGAGCACTGCAACCAGCTGCCCGTGCATCCGCGCCATCCGTACGTGGGCGATCTTGTGTTCACAGCCTTTTCTGGCTCGCACCAGGACGCCATCCGCAAGGGCTTTGCGCAGCAGAAGCCCGACGCCATCTGGAAAGTGCCCTACCTGCCAATCGACCCTGCCGATCTGGGCCGCAGCTACGACGCGGTGATCCGCGTGAACAGCCAGTCGGGCAAGGGCGGCATGGCGTACCTGCTGGAGCAGGCGCACGGCATCTACATGCCGCGCCGGCTGCAGATCGAGTTCAGCCGCGCGGTGCAGGTCATGACCGACGAGACCGGGCTCGAAGCCAGCGCCGAGGATCTTTACGCGCTGTTCCGCCGCGAATATCTCGATGTTGACGGGCCGCTGCGCTATGTATCGCACCGCATGGTATCGACGAGCGACCACGCGGTGGAAATCGAGATGGAAGTAACACGCGGCGGCCAGCCGGTGCGGGTGCGCGGCGTGGGCAACGGGCCCATCGACGCCACGGTCGACGCGTTCTCGCGTGGCCTGGGCATAGCCGTGCGGGTCATGGACTACCACGAGCACGCCATGACCACGGGCGCCGACGCCAATGCGGCCTGCTATGTGGAAGTGCGGGTTGGCGATTCGCCAACGGGCTTTGGCGCCGGCGTCGATGCCAGCATCGTGACGGCATCGCTGAAGGCCATGGTGTCGGGGGTCAACCGGCATCTGCTGGCGCGGGACGACAGCCAGGCCGAGGCGGCCTGA